In Pangasianodon hypophthalmus isolate fPanHyp1 chromosome 3, fPanHyp1.pri, whole genome shotgun sequence, a single genomic region encodes these proteins:
- the pik3ap1 gene encoding phosphoinositide 3-kinase adapter protein 1 isoform X2 codes for MCSVLIVHTSEAQDWASYLKLILEASHYFPQDSISFYLVDGEHSVQDKDYSIFRASQCILLLLSVAFIDIQSEPAVRNTLKKFLYPPSKIVAFLCGVSESDGLMDCFEHWNNWRKLDSEDEPALYVSTVCEVIDEENITNLANEVTTANKISSPKQSMDQPAPEEEHQLHSAQFHLPEEDVDVSHGNVTQSTSLSASEEQKACLTVQPNRILCGTPVDIYIIMGNKLDSQDSIEVEFQCEHSTKRMSGTAVNEYIVTVQSPDMPTGEVTLHLYINESIVCSTTVTYYTEMEEISNYLEKVMDPVHFMCQAFSITSNAAEALDNMFTDSLKKQMPPNGLKVFGINQLEEDITNQRDVELPTLLHFSAKYGLKKLMSTLLQCPGALQAYSIANKNGDYPNTLAEKSGFPDLRQFMDDYVETIDLVKNHIEESMTTPGDEDIYEPMANASQNFVAKFSLQEDIYESMMQLNPDMQLYEDLDSLDSSFNESHSEDAVLRKFFEVNAKKHSETEDLVNYSYSGGRVDETEEENIEDNVENYEEEDEDEDPYKLCYPDEIYDTIDDEEGFSSVIANRPPAPIPRTCTTSEPEECKTYISTVFSSKNSLYSESNCKEDQSPEVRPVPERMLSSAHDPYAGMKTPGQRQLISLQERVKVGALTVEEAVQEFKAWQFDQEKRSQSIRFQQENLQKLRDSIIRRKKDKGKSGKALDLDITAPMQRNLRWGSHMNVECSVYEPTPRSVTQPPSANRPPQRGTWHTGSTSSTSSSGSNRLSTLSTISNSSGAEGELEEPGQENGPPPPRPPRPAAETPPTLPPPRVPPRLPERFPESMLHERYVSTPARHLPQMPPHRPIPPPPIARRPR; via the exons ATGTGCTCAGTGTTAATTGTGCACACTAGTGAGGCCCAGGACTGGGCCTCATACCTGAAGCTCATCCTCGAGGCGTCACATTATTTCCCCCAGGAttctatttctttttatctTGTGGATGGAGAACATTCAGTGCAAGATAAAGACTACTCGATTTTTAGAGCCAGCCAGTGCATCTTGCTTTTGCTTTCAGTAGCATTTATAGATATTCAAAGTGAGCCAGCGGTGCGGAACACCTTGAAGAAGTTTCTTTATCCTCCGAGTAAAATTGTCGCATTTTTGTGTGGCGTCTCCGAAAGCGATGGCTTAatggactgttttgaacactgGAATAATTGGAGAAAGCTTGATTCGGAAGATGAGCCAGCACTGTATGTCTCCACAGTCTGTGAAGTTATTGACGAAG AAAACATTACTAATCTTGCGAACGAAGTGACGACTGCAAATAAAATCTCATCACCAAAACAAAGTATGGATCAGCCTGCTCCAGAGGAAGAGCATCAGCTCCATTCAGCTCAGTTCCACTTACCAGAGGAAGATGTGGATGTTTCACATGGAAACGTGACTCAGTCCACAAGTCTATCTGCATCAGAAGAGCAGAAAGCATGCCTTACTGTCCAACCTAACAGAATCCTCTGCGGG ACCCCCGTGGATATTTATATCATTATGGGAAACAAGTTGGACAGTCAAGACAGTATTGAAGTGGAATTTCAGTGTGAACATTCAACAAAACGCATGTCAGGAACTGCTGTGAACGAATATATTGTTACAGTTCAGTCACCCG ATATGCCAACCGGGGAAGTTACTCTGCATCTGTATATTAATGAGTCGATTGTATGTTCAACAACTGTGACATACTACACAGAAATGGAGGAAATTAGCAATTATCTTGAAAAAGTTATGGACCCTGTGCATTTTATGTGTCAG gCATTCAGTATCACATCAAATGCAGCAGAGGCACTGGATAACATGTTTACAGATTCTCTCAAAAAACAGATGCCTCCAAATGGACTAAAAGTATTTGGAATTAATCAGCTTGAAGAGGATATTACAA ATCAGCGGGATGTGGAACTCCCAACATTACTTCACTTCTCGGCAAAGTATGGATTAAAAAAGCTGATGAGCACATTGCTGCAATGTCCTGGAGCCCTTCAGGCCTACAGCATAGCAAACAAGAATGGGGATTACCCTAATACGCTGGCCGAGAAAAGTGGTTTTCCTGATTTGAGACAGTTCATGGATGACTATGTT GAGACTATAGACTTGGTCAAGAATCACATAGAGGAATCCATGACAACTCCAGGAGATGAGGACATTTATGAGCCAATGGCAAATGCATCACAAAATTTCGTTGCCAAGTTTTCTCTTCAGGAGGACATATACGAGTCCATGATGCAACTCAATCCTGACATGCAGTTAT ATGAAGACTTGGACAGTTTGGACAGTTCTTTCAATGAGTCTCATTCAGAAGATGCTGTGTTGAGAAAGTTTTTTGAAG TAAATGCAAAGAAGCATTCTGAGACAGAAGATCTCGTAAATTATTCATACTCTGGTGGAAGAGTCGATGAGACAGAAGAGGAAAACATAGAAGACAATGTGGAAAACTATGAGGAAGAAGACGAAGATGAAGACCCGTATAAGCTCTGCTATCCAGATGAAATTTATGACACCATAGACGATGAAGAAGGCTTTTCATCTGTAATTGCGAATCGTCCACCGGCCCCGATACCTCGAACATGCACCACCTCAGAGCCTGAGGAATGCAAAACCTATATTTCAACAG TTTTCTCCTCCAAGAACTCACTGTATTCAGAAAGTAACTGCAAAGAGGACCAATCTCCTGAAG TGAGGCCGGTGCCAGAGCGAATGCTCAGCAGTGCCCACGATCCCTATGCTGGCATGAAGACCCCGGGTCAGAGGCAGCTCATCTCCCTGCAGGAGAGGGTGAAGGTGGGCGCGCTCACCGTGGAGGAGGCAGTGCAGGAGTTTAAAGCCTGGCAGTTTGACCAGGAAAAACGATCCCAGTCCATCCGCTTCCAGCAG gaaaatttacaaaaattacGAGACAGCATCATCCGACGTAAAAAAGACAAAGGAAAAAGTGGAAAAGCGTTAG ATCTGGATATAACTGCTCCAATGCAGAGGAACCTGCGCTGGGGATCTCATATGAACGTTGAATGTTCCGTGTATGAACCAACTCCTCGCTCCGTCACCCAACCCCCCTCTGCAAACAGACCACCACAGAGAGGAACTTGGCATACAGGAAGTACATCCAGCACGTCTA GCAGTGGCAGTAACAGGCTGAGCACGCTAAGCACCATCAGCAACAGCAGTGGGGCAGAAGGCGAGCTAGAG GAGCCTGGTCAGGAGAATGGTCCTCCTCCACCTCGCCCACCCCGCCCGGCAGCTGAAACTCCGCCCACACTCCCTCCTCCCAGAGTCCCGCCTCGCTTACCTGAAAG ATTTCCAGAGAGCATGCTACATGAGCGTTATGTATCAACTCCAGCTCGTCACCTCCCCCAAATGCCTCCTCACAGACCCATCCCTCCACCACCCATAGCAAGAAGGCCACGGTGA
- the pik3ap1 gene encoding phosphoinositide 3-kinase adapter protein 1 isoform X1, with product MCGCYQSKCLKTYDKRHKMFYRLAQVPVLGRKNHYNSSFAANPGCSIMCSVLIVHTSEAQDWASYLKLILEASHYFPQDSISFYLVDGEHSVQDKDYSIFRASQCILLLLSVAFIDIQSEPAVRNTLKKFLYPPSKIVAFLCGVSESDGLMDCFEHWNNWRKLDSEDEPALYVSTVCEVIDEENITNLANEVTTANKISSPKQSMDQPAPEEEHQLHSAQFHLPEEDVDVSHGNVTQSTSLSASEEQKACLTVQPNRILCGTPVDIYIIMGNKLDSQDSIEVEFQCEHSTKRMSGTAVNEYIVTVQSPDMPTGEVTLHLYINESIVCSTTVTYYTEMEEISNYLEKVMDPVHFMCQAFSITSNAAEALDNMFTDSLKKQMPPNGLKVFGINQLEEDITNQRDVELPTLLHFSAKYGLKKLMSTLLQCPGALQAYSIANKNGDYPNTLAEKSGFPDLRQFMDDYVETIDLVKNHIEESMTTPGDEDIYEPMANASQNFVAKFSLQEDIYESMMQLNPDMQLYEDLDSLDSSFNESHSEDAVLRKFFEVNAKKHSETEDLVNYSYSGGRVDETEEENIEDNVENYEEEDEDEDPYKLCYPDEIYDTIDDEEGFSSVIANRPPAPIPRTCTTSEPEECKTYISTVFSSKNSLYSESNCKEDQSPEVRPVPERMLSSAHDPYAGMKTPGQRQLISLQERVKVGALTVEEAVQEFKAWQFDQEKRSQSIRFQQENLQKLRDSIIRRKKDKGKSGKALDLDITAPMQRNLRWGSHMNVECSVYEPTPRSVTQPPSANRPPQRGTWHTGSTSSTSSSGSNRLSTLSTISNSSGAEGELEEPGQENGPPPPRPPRPAAETPPTLPPPRVPPRLPERFPESMLHERYVSTPARHLPQMPPHRPIPPPPIARRPR from the exons GTTGGCACAGGTACCTGTACTTGGGAGGAAGAATCATTATAACTCTTCTTTTGCAGCAAATCCTGGATGCTCCATCATGTGCTCAGTGTTAATTGTGCACACTAGTGAGGCCCAGGACTGGGCCTCATACCTGAAGCTCATCCTCGAGGCGTCACATTATTTCCCCCAGGAttctatttctttttatctTGTGGATGGAGAACATTCAGTGCAAGATAAAGACTACTCGATTTTTAGAGCCAGCCAGTGCATCTTGCTTTTGCTTTCAGTAGCATTTATAGATATTCAAAGTGAGCCAGCGGTGCGGAACACCTTGAAGAAGTTTCTTTATCCTCCGAGTAAAATTGTCGCATTTTTGTGTGGCGTCTCCGAAAGCGATGGCTTAatggactgttttgaacactgGAATAATTGGAGAAAGCTTGATTCGGAAGATGAGCCAGCACTGTATGTCTCCACAGTCTGTGAAGTTATTGACGAAG AAAACATTACTAATCTTGCGAACGAAGTGACGACTGCAAATAAAATCTCATCACCAAAACAAAGTATGGATCAGCCTGCTCCAGAGGAAGAGCATCAGCTCCATTCAGCTCAGTTCCACTTACCAGAGGAAGATGTGGATGTTTCACATGGAAACGTGACTCAGTCCACAAGTCTATCTGCATCAGAAGAGCAGAAAGCATGCCTTACTGTCCAACCTAACAGAATCCTCTGCGGG ACCCCCGTGGATATTTATATCATTATGGGAAACAAGTTGGACAGTCAAGACAGTATTGAAGTGGAATTTCAGTGTGAACATTCAACAAAACGCATGTCAGGAACTGCTGTGAACGAATATATTGTTACAGTTCAGTCACCCG ATATGCCAACCGGGGAAGTTACTCTGCATCTGTATATTAATGAGTCGATTGTATGTTCAACAACTGTGACATACTACACAGAAATGGAGGAAATTAGCAATTATCTTGAAAAAGTTATGGACCCTGTGCATTTTATGTGTCAG gCATTCAGTATCACATCAAATGCAGCAGAGGCACTGGATAACATGTTTACAGATTCTCTCAAAAAACAGATGCCTCCAAATGGACTAAAAGTATTTGGAATTAATCAGCTTGAAGAGGATATTACAA ATCAGCGGGATGTGGAACTCCCAACATTACTTCACTTCTCGGCAAAGTATGGATTAAAAAAGCTGATGAGCACATTGCTGCAATGTCCTGGAGCCCTTCAGGCCTACAGCATAGCAAACAAGAATGGGGATTACCCTAATACGCTGGCCGAGAAAAGTGGTTTTCCTGATTTGAGACAGTTCATGGATGACTATGTT GAGACTATAGACTTGGTCAAGAATCACATAGAGGAATCCATGACAACTCCAGGAGATGAGGACATTTATGAGCCAATGGCAAATGCATCACAAAATTTCGTTGCCAAGTTTTCTCTTCAGGAGGACATATACGAGTCCATGATGCAACTCAATCCTGACATGCAGTTAT ATGAAGACTTGGACAGTTTGGACAGTTCTTTCAATGAGTCTCATTCAGAAGATGCTGTGTTGAGAAAGTTTTTTGAAG TAAATGCAAAGAAGCATTCTGAGACAGAAGATCTCGTAAATTATTCATACTCTGGTGGAAGAGTCGATGAGACAGAAGAGGAAAACATAGAAGACAATGTGGAAAACTATGAGGAAGAAGACGAAGATGAAGACCCGTATAAGCTCTGCTATCCAGATGAAATTTATGACACCATAGACGATGAAGAAGGCTTTTCATCTGTAATTGCGAATCGTCCACCGGCCCCGATACCTCGAACATGCACCACCTCAGAGCCTGAGGAATGCAAAACCTATATTTCAACAG TTTTCTCCTCCAAGAACTCACTGTATTCAGAAAGTAACTGCAAAGAGGACCAATCTCCTGAAG TGAGGCCGGTGCCAGAGCGAATGCTCAGCAGTGCCCACGATCCCTATGCTGGCATGAAGACCCCGGGTCAGAGGCAGCTCATCTCCCTGCAGGAGAGGGTGAAGGTGGGCGCGCTCACCGTGGAGGAGGCAGTGCAGGAGTTTAAAGCCTGGCAGTTTGACCAGGAAAAACGATCCCAGTCCATCCGCTTCCAGCAG gaaaatttacaaaaattacGAGACAGCATCATCCGACGTAAAAAAGACAAAGGAAAAAGTGGAAAAGCGTTAG ATCTGGATATAACTGCTCCAATGCAGAGGAACCTGCGCTGGGGATCTCATATGAACGTTGAATGTTCCGTGTATGAACCAACTCCTCGCTCCGTCACCCAACCCCCCTCTGCAAACAGACCACCACAGAGAGGAACTTGGCATACAGGAAGTACATCCAGCACGTCTA GCAGTGGCAGTAACAGGCTGAGCACGCTAAGCACCATCAGCAACAGCAGTGGGGCAGAAGGCGAGCTAGAG GAGCCTGGTCAGGAGAATGGTCCTCCTCCACCTCGCCCACCCCGCCCGGCAGCTGAAACTCCGCCCACACTCCCTCCTCCCAGAGTCCCGCCTCGCTTACCTGAAAG ATTTCCAGAGAGCATGCTACATGAGCGTTATGTATCAACTCCAGCTCGTCACCTCCCCCAAATGCCTCCTCACAGACCCATCCCTCCACCACCCATAGCAAGAAGGCCACGGTGA